Proteins from one Mesorhizobium sp. M9A.F.Ca.ET.002.03.1.2 genomic window:
- the tolQ gene encoding protein TolQ: MENIALAEPGAHLSIWALFMQAGWVVKLVMIGLLCASIWTWAIIVDKLVAYGRMRLALNRFEQVFWSGQSLEELYRTLADRKTSGMGAIFVAAMREWKKSFEKGAKSPLGLQTRIDKAMDLALTREMERLEGRLGFLATTGSAAPFIGLFGTVIGIMTSFQAIAASKNTSLSVVAPGIAEALLATAIGLLAAIPAVIAYNKLSSDANKIAVRMEGFADEFSAILSRQIDEKVAPKA; encoded by the coding sequence ATGGAAAACATCGCACTCGCCGAACCGGGCGCGCATTTGTCGATTTGGGCACTGTTCATGCAGGCCGGCTGGGTGGTCAAGCTGGTCATGATCGGGCTGCTTTGTGCCTCGATCTGGACCTGGGCGATCATCGTCGACAAGCTCGTCGCCTATGGCCGCATGCGGCTTGCGCTCAATCGCTTCGAACAGGTGTTCTGGTCGGGACAGTCGCTGGAAGAGCTCTACCGCACGCTCGCCGACCGCAAGACGTCAGGCATGGGCGCCATCTTCGTCGCCGCCATGCGCGAATGGAAAAAGAGCTTCGAGAAGGGCGCGAAATCGCCGCTCGGCCTGCAGACCCGCATCGACAAGGCGATGGACCTGGCGCTGACCCGCGAAATGGAACGGCTGGAAGGACGGCTCGGCTTCCTCGCCACCACCGGCTCGGCGGCGCCCTTCATCGGCCTGTTCGGCACCGTGATCGGCATCATGACCTCGTTCCAGGCGATCGCCGCCTCCAAGAACACCAGCCTGTCGGTGGTGGCACCCGGCATTGCCGAAGCGCTGCTGGCGACGGCTATCGGCCTGCTCGCGGCCATCCCCGCCGTCATCGCCTACAACAAGCTGTCATCGGACGCGAACAAGATCGCCGTGCGCATGGAGGGCTTTGCCGACGAGTTCTCCGCCATACTCTCGCGCCAAATCGATGAAAAAGTAGCGCCTAAGGCCTGA
- a CDS encoding TonB family protein: MRTGLTTSVILHTVAIAFGLFTLSSPPAMPASDAESVSVDIVPMEAMAQVLQGDKKAVVHEKPAPTPTRRPDIVPDAQKVGENSVDTEKPITPEAKPKPVDLAEAPPPAPTPVEKPKPEDVPKPKEQPKPVPATEVAPVPQPKEEVKPEPVKQAEPKPTPAKEPAPAPPQDKTAAIDPQPEVKPDAVAEAIAQEPPTEETQLPDSAPAPQARPKPQPAQAESAKAPERKNADKPVKEASSKPKSDDKQFNADEISALLNKQKPSGGGAKRSTQQASLGGNKDQGQKLSRSEQGALEAQLGGCWTLPVGLEGSENFIVVVRFNLDASGKLDGRPSVEKSSGNRPFDESAVRAVQKCDVAGLQVPAGKQDIWADVRVTFDPREMLGL; encoded by the coding sequence ATGAGGACCGGCCTCACCACATCGGTGATCTTGCATACGGTGGCGATTGCCTTCGGGCTGTTCACGCTGTCCTCGCCGCCTGCCATGCCTGCGTCCGACGCTGAATCGGTGTCGGTCGATATCGTGCCCATGGAGGCGATGGCGCAGGTTCTGCAGGGCGACAAGAAAGCCGTGGTGCATGAAAAGCCGGCGCCGACGCCGACCAGGCGACCGGATATCGTTCCCGATGCCCAGAAGGTCGGCGAGAACAGTGTCGATACGGAAAAGCCGATAACGCCGGAAGCCAAGCCGAAGCCGGTCGATCTGGCAGAGGCGCCGCCACCCGCGCCAACCCCGGTCGAAAAGCCGAAGCCCGAGGACGTGCCGAAGCCGAAGGAGCAACCCAAGCCTGTTCCGGCGACGGAGGTCGCACCGGTCCCGCAGCCGAAGGAAGAGGTGAAGCCCGAACCGGTCAAGCAGGCGGAGCCAAAACCGACACCGGCCAAGGAGCCGGCGCCGGCCCCACCGCAGGACAAGACCGCCGCCATCGACCCGCAGCCGGAGGTCAAACCCGACGCCGTCGCCGAGGCCATTGCCCAGGAGCCGCCAACCGAGGAGACGCAGCTTCCGGATTCGGCGCCGGCGCCGCAGGCGCGACCGAAGCCGCAACCGGCCCAGGCCGAAAGCGCCAAGGCGCCGGAGCGCAAGAACGCCGACAAGCCGGTCAAGGAAGCCTCGTCCAAGCCGAAGTCGGATGACAAGCAATTCAACGCCGACGAGATTTCCGCACTTCTCAACAAGCAGAAGCCATCCGGCGGCGGCGCCAAGCGCTCGACCCAGCAGGCGTCGCTCGGTGGCAACAAGGATCAGGGCCAGAAGCTTTCGAGATCGGAACAGGGGGCATTGGAGGCCCAGCTTGGCGGTTGCTGGACACTGCCGGTAGGGCTCGAGGGTTCCGAGAATTTCATAGTCGTAGTCCGGTTCAACCTGGACGCTTCCGGCAAGCTCGACGGACGGCCATCCGTCGAAAAGTCCAGCGGAAATCGTCCGTTTGACGAAAGTGCAGTTCGCGCGGTTCAGAAATGCGATGTCGCCGGCCTGCAAGTTCCCGCCGGCAAACAAGACATCTGGGCCGACGTTCGGGTCACTTTCGATCCGAGGGAGATGCTCGGCCTCTAG
- the tolB gene encoding Tol-Pal system beta propeller repeat protein TolB, producing MKSILKPLLMIAAMALGMTAAATLPARALVELNVNKGNVEPLPIAITDFQGGDALGAEISGIVSADLKRSGLFAPIDKSAFIEKISNPDATPRFEDWKVINAQALVTGSVSKEADGRVRAQYRLWDTFAGQQMSGEQFFANDANTRRVAHIIADAIYERLTGEKGYFDTRVVFIDESGAKNARKKRLAIMDQDGANVRYLSDGRSIVLTPRFSPNRQEITYMSYESGQPRVYLLQIETGQRELVGNFPGMTFAPRFSPDGQKVIMSLLREDGNSNIFAMDLRSRSTTRLTNSTAIDTSPSYSPDGSKVVFTSDRGGRAQIYVMGADGSGQTRISFGDGVYSTPVWSPRGDLIAFTKQTAGEFQIGVMRIDGSGERILSTGFQQEGPTWAPNGRVLMFFRDSAGGPKLVSVDLTGRNEQPIPTTNFASDPAWSPLLE from the coding sequence ATGAAATCCATCCTCAAGCCGCTCCTGATGATCGCAGCGATGGCGCTGGGCATGACTGCCGCCGCTACCTTGCCGGCGCGGGCGCTCGTTGAGCTCAACGTCAACAAAGGCAATGTCGAGCCGCTGCCGATCGCCATCACCGATTTCCAGGGCGGCGATGCGCTGGGCGCGGAGATTTCCGGCATCGTCAGCGCAGACCTGAAGCGCTCCGGCCTGTTCGCGCCGATCGACAAGAGCGCCTTCATCGAGAAGATCTCGAACCCGGACGCGACGCCGCGCTTCGAAGACTGGAAGGTGATCAATGCGCAAGCATTGGTGACCGGCAGCGTCAGCAAGGAGGCCGACGGCCGCGTCCGCGCCCAGTACAGGCTGTGGGACACCTTTGCCGGCCAGCAGATGTCCGGTGAGCAGTTCTTCGCCAACGACGCCAATACGAGGCGCGTCGCCCATATCATCGCCGACGCCATCTATGAGCGGCTGACCGGCGAGAAGGGTTATTTCGACACGCGCGTCGTCTTCATCGACGAATCGGGCGCCAAGAATGCGCGCAAGAAGCGGCTCGCCATCATGGACCAGGATGGCGCCAACGTCCGCTACCTGTCGGATGGCAGGTCGATCGTGCTGACCCCGCGTTTCTCGCCGAACCGGCAGGAAATCACCTACATGTCCTATGAAAGCGGCCAGCCGCGGGTTTATCTCTTGCAGATCGAAACCGGACAGCGCGAACTGGTCGGCAATTTTCCCGGCATGACCTTTGCGCCGCGCTTTTCGCCCGACGGCCAGAAGGTGATCATGAGCCTGCTGCGCGAGGACGGCAATTCCAACATCTTCGCCATGGACCTGAGAAGCCGCTCGACGACCAGGCTCACCAATTCGACGGCGATCGACACCTCGCCGTCCTATTCGCCGGATGGCAGCAAGGTGGTGTTCACCTCCGACCGCGGCGGCCGCGCGCAGATCTACGTGATGGGCGCCGACGGTTCGGGCCAGACCCGCATCTCCTTCGGTGACGGTGTCTATTCGACGCCGGTGTGGTCGCCGCGCGGCGATCTCATCGCCTTCACCAAGCAGACCGCCGGCGAATTCCAGATCGGCGTCATGCGCATCGACGGTTCGGGCGAGCGCATCCTTTCGACAGGCTTCCAGCAGGAGGGGCCGACCTGGGCGCCCAACGGCCGGGTGCTGATGTTCTTCCGCGATTCAGCCGGCGGGCCGAAGCTCGTTTCGGTCGATCTCACCGGTCGCAACGAACAGCCGATCCCGACCACGAATTTCGCATCGGACCCGGCATGGTCGCCGCTCTTGGAATAA
- the tilS gene encoding tRNA lysidine(34) synthetase TilS produces MLTLETEPKVSDFSQIDFTNGVLAAVSGGSDSTALLLLLKDHLDRTAPATKLLAVTIDHGLRPGAAAEAQAVARLCAGRGIAHRILVWSGRKPSTGLPAAAREARYRLLAEAARAEGIGLILTGHTADDQAETVLMRQVRDDGARDGGRGLAGMAPATLYDWRIWIARPLLGTRRATLRDVLRRANVGWAEDPTNEDEAFERPRIRAALADGNGAQRMGDAIALAARAAVEREQLGHRAAALIRGFASKPADGLIRLDPGFAAAGDEPAAVYALRILLATVGGVAFLPDQARSEALLDRLRAGPFGSIPFCATPFCATLSRTVVDARRTGIFLRRETRNLPPAAPAADNALWDGRRRITLGDKPGAFLIAPPLIAPLGAARAAKRAIADDGTPPSLVRAALAAEPALWRSSEYLSEYPGECLGLVQDSRVSSRMAACPVVAPFARFLPSFDLAPARTVAALIGAPLVPAVPFSGHTAG; encoded by the coding sequence GTGCTGACGCTCGAAACCGAGCCTAAGGTTTCGGATTTTTCGCAGATCGACTTTACCAACGGCGTTCTTGCAGCCGTGTCCGGCGGCAGCGACTCGACCGCCCTCCTCCTTCTCCTCAAAGATCACCTCGACCGTACCGCGCCGGCAACGAAATTGCTGGCTGTGACGATCGATCACGGTTTGCGGCCGGGCGCGGCGGCGGAAGCGCAAGCCGTGGCCAGGCTTTGCGCCGGGCGCGGCATTGCCCACCGCATCCTGGTCTGGTCCGGACGCAAGCCGTCGACAGGCCTGCCGGCTGCCGCGCGGGAGGCACGCTACCGGCTGCTGGCCGAGGCGGCGCGGGCGGAAGGCATCGGCCTGATCCTGACCGGCCACACTGCCGACGATCAGGCCGAGACTGTGCTGATGCGGCAAGTCCGCGACGATGGCGCCCGCGACGGGGGGCGAGGCCTTGCCGGCATGGCGCCCGCAACCCTTTACGACTGGCGGATCTGGATCGCACGGCCGCTCCTCGGCACACGGCGTGCGACGCTGCGCGACGTCCTGCGGCGCGCAAATGTCGGCTGGGCCGAAGATCCGACCAATGAAGACGAGGCTTTCGAGCGGCCGCGCATCCGCGCAGCACTTGCCGATGGCAATGGTGCGCAGCGCATGGGAGACGCGATAGCGCTGGCCGCGCGGGCTGCCGTGGAGCGCGAACAGCTTGGCCATCGCGCGGCGGCGCTGATCCGTGGCTTCGCCAGTAAGCCCGCCGACGGCCTTATCCGTCTCGATCCGGGCTTTGCCGCGGCCGGAGACGAGCCGGCGGCCGTTTATGCGCTGCGCATCCTGCTGGCAACTGTCGGCGGCGTTGCCTTTCTGCCCGACCAGGCTCGCAGCGAGGCGCTGCTCGACCGGCTGAGGGCGGGGCCGTTTGGCTCAATCCCATTTTGCGCCACCCCATTTTGCGCCACATTGTCGCGGACGGTGGTCGATGCGCGGCGTACCGGCATCTTCCTGCGTCGCGAAACCCGCAACCTGCCGCCCGCGGCTCCGGCCGCGGACAATGCCCTCTGGGACGGTCGCCGGAGGATCACATTGGGCGACAAGCCAGGTGCATTTTTGATCGCGCCGCCCCTGATCGCGCCATTGGGCGCGGCTCGTGCCGCAAAACGGGCAATTGCCGACGACGGCACGCCGCCAAGCCTTGTGCGAGCCGCCCTGGCGGCCGAGCCGGCGCTGTGGCGCTCAAGCGAATACCTTAGCGAATATCCTGGCGAATGCCTCGGTCTGGTGCAGGACAGCCGGGTCTCGTCACGAATGGCGGCATGTCCGGTTGTTGCGCCCTTCGCCCGCTTCCTGCCGTCCTTCGATCTGGCGCCGGCCAGGACTGTCGCCGCGCTGATCGGTGCGCCGCTCGTTCCAGCCGTGCCTTTCAGCGGCCACACTGCCGGTTGA
- the glmM gene encoding phosphoglucosamine mutase, which translates to MAGSYFGTDGIRGRANRFPMTAEVAMRVGMAAGLSFQRGNHRHRVVLGKDTRLSGYMIENAMVSGLCAAGMDVFLLGPIPTPAVAMLVRSLRADIGVMISASHNPYYDNGIKLFGPDGYKLSDEIEERIEGMLDKDIDLALADSDGLGRAKRVDGVHDRYIEFAKRTLPRSMSLSGLRIVVDCANGAAYKVAPEALWELGAEVVAINVEPNGFNINKECGSTHPAGLQKKVHEVRADIGIALDGDADRVVIVDENGAIVDGDQIMALIAESWHQSGRLAGGGVVSTVMSNLGLERFLGDMNLQLHRTKVGDRYVVEHMRAHGLNVGGEQSGHIVLSDFSTTGDGLVSALQVLACIKRQNRPVSELSKKFAPVPQLLKNVHISGGKPLEEAPVKAAIEDARHRLGKSGRLVIRPSGTEPLIRVMAEGDDQQLVEAVVNDIVEVISETRSAA; encoded by the coding sequence ATGGCGGGAAGTTATTTCGGTACGGACGGCATTCGCGGGCGCGCCAACAGGTTTCCAATGACGGCGGAGGTCGCCATGAGGGTCGGCATGGCCGCCGGCCTTTCATTCCAGCGCGGCAACCACCGCCACCGCGTCGTGCTCGGCAAGGACACCAGACTTTCCGGCTACATGATCGAAAATGCTATGGTGTCGGGCCTGTGCGCCGCCGGCATGGACGTGTTCCTGCTCGGCCCGATTCCGACGCCTGCCGTCGCCATGCTGGTGCGCTCGTTGCGCGCCGACATCGGCGTGATGATCTCAGCCTCGCACAATCCCTACTACGACAACGGCATCAAGCTGTTCGGCCCGGATGGCTACAAGCTTTCCGACGAGATCGAGGAGCGCATCGAGGGAATGCTCGACAAGGATATCGACCTTGCGCTCGCCGATTCGGACGGACTTGGCCGCGCCAAGCGCGTCGACGGCGTCCATGACCGCTATATCGAGTTCGCCAAGCGCACGCTGCCGCGGTCGATGTCGCTTTCGGGGCTTCGCATCGTCGTCGATTGCGCCAACGGCGCCGCCTACAAGGTGGCGCCCGAAGCACTGTGGGAACTCGGCGCCGAAGTCGTCGCCATCAATGTCGAGCCCAATGGCTTCAACATCAACAAGGAGTGCGGCTCGACCCATCCGGCCGGCCTGCAGAAGAAGGTACACGAAGTGCGCGCCGACATCGGCATCGCGCTCGACGGCGATGCCGACCGCGTCGTCATCGTCGACGAGAATGGCGCGATCGTCGACGGCGACCAGATCATGGCGCTGATTGCCGAGTCCTGGCATCAGAGTGGACGGCTGGCCGGCGGCGGCGTCGTCTCGACGGTGATGTCCAATCTCGGCCTCGAACGTTTCCTCGGCGACATGAACCTGCAGTTGCACCGCACCAAGGTCGGCGACCGCTATGTCGTCGAACACATGCGCGCGCACGGCCTGAATGTCGGCGGCGAACAGTCGGGCCACATCGTGCTGTCCGATTTTTCCACGACCGGCGACGGCCTCGTCTCGGCGCTCCAGGTGCTCGCCTGCATCAAACGGCAGAACCGGCCGGTCAGCGAACTGTCGAAGAAGTTCGCGCCGGTGCCGCAGCTTCTGAAGAACGTCCATATTTCCGGCGGCAAGCCGCTCGAGGAAGCCCCGGTCAAGGCGGCGATCGAGGATGCGCGCCACCGCCTGGGCAAGTCCGGGCGCCTGGTCATCCGGCCATCCGGCACGGAGCCGCTCATCCGCGTCATGGCGGAAGGCGACGACCAGCAACTGGTCGAGGCCGTCGTCAACGACATCGTCGAGGTCATTTCGGAAACGCGCAGCGCCGCCTGA
- the pal gene encoding peptidoglycan-associated lipoprotein Pal, which produces MGRIAALTRSPVMIALVASLAIAGCASKKTPNSAADLGLSGAGAATPGSAQDFTVNIGDRIFFDTDSSSIRADAQTTLSRQAQWLNQYGQYAIVIEGHADERGTREYNLALGARRAAATRDFLVARGVAAQRLKTISYGKERPVAVCDDISCWSQNRRAVTTLSGAGS; this is translated from the coding sequence ATGGGCCGTATCGCAGCACTTACCAGAAGCCCGGTGATGATTGCACTGGTGGCGTCACTCGCCATCGCCGGTTGCGCTTCGAAGAAGACCCCGAACAGCGCCGCCGATCTCGGCCTCAGCGGTGCCGGCGCGGCAACGCCCGGATCGGCCCAGGACTTCACCGTCAACATCGGCGACCGCATCTTCTTCGACACGGATTCGTCCTCGATCCGCGCCGACGCGCAGACGACGCTTTCGCGCCAGGCGCAGTGGCTGAACCAATACGGGCAGTACGCCATCGTCATCGAGGGCCATGCCGACGAGCGCGGCACACGCGAATACAACCTGGCGCTCGGCGCCCGCCGTGCGGCCGCCACCCGCGACTTCCTCGTCGCCAGGGGTGTTGCCGCCCAGCGCCTGAAGACCATTTCCTACGGCAAGGAGCGTCCGGTCGCGGTCTGCGACGACATCTCCTGCTGGTCGCAGAACCGTCGCGCCGTCACCACGCTCAGCGGCGCCGGTTCTTGA
- the tolR gene encoding protein TolR: MGMSVGMAGRGGRGHRRRGRHHAMISEINVTPMVDVMLVLLIIFMVAAPLLTVGVPIDLPDTQAKAMNVDTQPITVSINSTGQIYLQETEIPIEELVAKLQAISKTGYDERIFIRGDRSTDYGTAMKVMARISAAGYKNIGLVSLQEQDQ, translated from the coding sequence ATGGGTATGTCCGTAGGCATGGCGGGACGCGGCGGGCGCGGCCACAGGCGGCGTGGCCGCCATCACGCGATGATATCGGAAATCAACGTCACGCCGATGGTCGACGTGATGCTGGTGCTGTTGATCATCTTTATGGTCGCGGCGCCATTGTTGACGGTCGGCGTGCCGATCGACCTGCCGGACACGCAGGCCAAGGCGATGAATGTCGATACGCAACCGATCACCGTTTCGATCAACTCCACCGGCCAGATCTATCTCCAGGAAACCGAGATCCCGATCGAGGAGCTGGTCGCGAAGCTGCAGGCGATTTCGAAGACCGGCTACGATGAGCGTATCTTCATCCGCGGCGACAGATCGACGGACTACGGCACGGCGATGAAGGTGATGGCCCGCATCTCGGCCGCCGGCTACAAGAACATCGGCCTCGTTTCACTACAGGAACAGGATCAATAG
- the ftsH gene encoding ATP-dependent zinc metalloprotease FtsH, which produces MNPNYRNLALWAIIAVLLIALFNLFQTPQTRGAASDVPYSQFLQDVAAGRVKTVTIAGSRISGTYTDSATGFQTYSPGDPSLVSRLQDKNVTINARPESDGSNSLFGYLISWLPMILILGVWIFFMRQMQSGSGRAMGFGKSKAKLLTEAHGRVTFQDVAGVDEAKQDLEEIVEFLRDPQKFQRLGGKIPRGVLLVGPPGTGKTLLARSVAGEANVPFFTISGSDFVEMFVGVGASRVRDMFDQAKKNAPCIIFIDEIDAVGRHRGAGLGGGNDEREQTLNQLLVEMDGFESNESIILIAATNRPDVLDPALLRPGRFDRQVVVPNPDIIGREKILKVHVRNVPLAPNVDLKVVARGTPGFSGADLMNLVNEAALMAARRNKRLVTMAEFEDAKDKIMMGAERRSSAMTQAEKELTAYHEAGHAILALNVPSADPLHKATIIPRGRALGMVMQLPEGDRYSMSYKYMISRLAIMMGGRVAEEFKFGKENITSGASSDIEQATKLARAMVTRWGFSDKLGHVAYGENQEEVFLGHSVARTQNVSEETAQIIDAEVRRLIDEAYSTAKSILTKKKKEWIALAQGLLEYETLSGEEIKQLIAGHKPARDLGDDTPPSRGSAVPKSGSRRKKGPEPEGGMEPQPSS; this is translated from the coding sequence ATGAATCCGAATTATCGTAATCTCGCGCTCTGGGCGATCATAGCGGTTCTGCTCATCGCTCTCTTCAACCTGTTCCAGACGCCGCAGACGCGCGGAGCAGCGAGCGATGTCCCCTATTCGCAGTTCCTGCAGGACGTCGCGGCCGGCCGAGTGAAGACGGTCACTATCGCGGGTTCCCGCATCTCCGGTACCTATACCGACAGCGCGACCGGCTTCCAGACCTATTCGCCGGGAGATCCCTCGCTGGTTTCGAGGCTGCAGGACAAGAACGTCACCATTAACGCGCGTCCTGAATCCGATGGTTCCAATTCGCTGTTCGGCTATCTCATCTCCTGGCTGCCGATGATCCTGATCCTTGGCGTCTGGATATTCTTCATGCGCCAGATGCAGTCCGGCTCCGGCCGCGCCATGGGCTTCGGCAAGTCGAAGGCCAAGCTGCTCACCGAGGCGCATGGCCGCGTCACCTTCCAGGATGTCGCCGGTGTCGACGAAGCCAAGCAAGATCTGGAAGAAATCGTCGAGTTCCTGCGTGATCCGCAGAAGTTCCAGCGGCTTGGCGGCAAGATTCCGCGCGGCGTGCTGCTCGTCGGCCCTCCCGGAACCGGCAAGACGCTGCTTGCCCGTTCGGTCGCCGGTGAAGCCAACGTGCCGTTCTTCACCATTTCCGGCTCGGACTTCGTCGAGATGTTCGTCGGCGTCGGCGCCAGCCGCGTCCGCGATATGTTCGACCAGGCCAAGAAGAATGCGCCCTGCATCATCTTCATCGACGAAATCGACGCGGTCGGCCGCCATCGTGGCGCCGGTCTCGGCGGCGGCAACGACGAGCGCGAGCAGACGCTGAACCAGTTGCTGGTCGAAATGGATGGTTTCGAATCCAACGAAAGCATCATCCTGATCGCCGCCACCAACAGGCCGGACGTGCTCGATCCGGCGCTGCTGAGGCCCGGCCGCTTCGACCGCCAGGTGGTGGTGCCGAACCCGGATATCATCGGCCGCGAGAAGATCCTGAAGGTGCATGTGCGCAACGTGCCGCTGGCGCCCAATGTCGATCTCAAGGTCGTTGCCCGCGGCACGCCGGGATTTTCCGGCGCCGATCTGATGAACCTCGTCAACGAGGCGGCGTTGATGGCGGCGCGGCGCAACAAGCGTCTCGTCACCATGGCCGAATTCGAAGACGCCAAGGACAAGATCATGATGGGCGCCGAGCGACGTTCGTCGGCCATGACCCAGGCCGAGAAGGAACTCACCGCCTATCACGAGGCCGGCCACGCCATCCTGGCGCTGAACGTGCCGTCGGCCGATCCGCTGCACAAGGCGACCATCATCCCGCGTGGCCGGGCGCTTGGCATGGTCATGCAGTTGCCGGAAGGCGACCGCTATTCGATGAGCTACAAATACATGATCTCGCGGCTCGCCATCATGATGGGCGGCCGCGTCGCCGAGGAGTTCAAGTTCGGCAAGGAGAACATCACCTCGGGCGCCTCCTCGGACATCGAGCAGGCGACCAAACTGGCGCGAGCCATGGTCACGCGCTGGGGCTTCTCCGACAAGCTCGGCCACGTCGCCTATGGCGAAAATCAGGAGGAAGTGTTCCTCGGCCATTCGGTGGCGCGCACCCAGAACGTCTCGGAAGAGACGGCGCAGATCATCGACGCTGAAGTGCGCCGGCTGATCGACGAGGCCTATTCGACGGCGAAATCCATCCTGACGAAGAAGAAGAAGGAATGGATCGCGCTGGCGCAGGGCCTTTTGGAATATGAGACCCTGTCCGGCGAGGAGATCAAGCAACTGATCGCCGGCCATAAGCCCGCCCGCGATCTCGGCGACGACACGCCGCCGAGCCGTGGTTCGGCCGTGCCGAAGTCCGGCAGCCGCCGCAAGAAGGGTCCCGAGCCCGAAGGCGGCATGGAGCCTCAGCCGTCAAGCTAG
- a CDS encoding four helix bundle protein, which translates to MEKAGGYIKRAKDLEVYKRAYSVSLEVHKATLAFPKMEQYALADQLRRSSKGICANLAEGFAKQTHSKLEFARFISMAMGSCSEVETWISYAFDLGYTTQAQRDEWLQSYAHIYGMLVNLREKLK; encoded by the coding sequence ATGGAGAAGGCAGGGGGCTATATTAAGCGAGCGAAGGATCTCGAGGTCTATAAGCGTGCTTATTCGGTTTCTCTTGAGGTGCACAAAGCCACGCTTGCCTTCCCCAAAATGGAGCAATACGCGCTAGCCGATCAATTGCGCCGTTCCAGCAAGGGGATCTGCGCCAATTTGGCTGAGGGATTTGCCAAACAGACCCACTCTAAGCTTGAATTCGCGCGTTTCATTTCGATGGCTATGGGGTCATGCAGTGAAGTGGAGACATGGATTTCGTACGCGTTCGACCTTGGATACACCACGCAAGCGCAACGCGACGAATGGCTGCAATCCTACGCCCATATCTACGGTATGCTGGTGAATCTGAGAGAGAAGCTAAAGTGA
- the ybgF gene encoding tol-pal system protein YbgF, producing MHFRSVLSGTLALLLLTSVAAPASGTEQPSKGGLSFHLPKINLPGVFGEKPSEKPDQVQFAQDGTSATALQEQLRQMNGRIEELNFQVLQMQEQIRKQQEDNEFRFQQLEGGSQGAQQPGEQKKSDATTETDGSVAEAPATHAPADAGTPPDGGQEVIVESPTGEPGTVIQGAPPKTFGTITVDKNGNVVDSDGKPQAHAPAQSTDPIPGDQAAGGQATGTQTGKPDDTVVAALPATDDPEELYRNSYQFILSGDYNTAEQGFRDHIARFPRDAKAADAHYWLGESLLGQQKYRDAAETFLAASKDYPKAKKAPDMLLKLGVSLVGLNQRDVACATFGEIGKRYPNVSGALKERVKQERALAAC from the coding sequence ATGCATTTCAGATCGGTCTTGAGCGGCACGCTTGCGCTGCTGCTCCTAACAAGCGTCGCCGCCCCGGCAAGCGGCACCGAGCAGCCGTCGAAAGGCGGTCTTTCCTTCCATTTGCCCAAGATCAACCTGCCCGGCGTTTTCGGTGAAAAGCCCAGCGAGAAGCCGGATCAGGTTCAATTCGCGCAGGACGGCACCAGCGCTACGGCGCTTCAGGAACAGCTCCGGCAGATGAACGGCAGGATCGAGGAGCTCAACTTCCAGGTCCTGCAAATGCAGGAGCAGATCCGCAAGCAGCAGGAAGACAACGAGTTCCGCTTCCAGCAGCTGGAAGGCGGTTCGCAAGGCGCGCAGCAACCAGGCGAGCAGAAGAAGTCGGACGCCACCACCGAGACCGACGGCAGCGTCGCCGAGGCCCCGGCGACGCACGCGCCGGCCGATGCGGGCACACCGCCCGATGGCGGCCAGGAGGTCATCGTCGAATCGCCGACAGGCGAACCCGGCACGGTCATCCAGGGCGCGCCGCCGAAGACGTTCGGCACCATCACCGTCGACAAGAACGGCAACGTTGTCGACTCCGACGGCAAACCGCAAGCGCATGCACCGGCGCAGAGCACCGACCCCATCCCCGGCGACCAAGCCGCCGGCGGCCAAGCCACTGGGACGCAGACCGGCAAGCCCGACGACACGGTGGTCGCGGCGCTGCCCGCCACCGACGACCCGGAGGAGCTTTACCGCAACTCCTACCAGTTCATTCTGTCGGGCGACTACAATACCGCCGAACAGGGTTTTCGCGACCATATCGCCCGCTTCCCCAGGGACGCCAAGGCGGCGGACGCGCATTACTGGCTGGGTGAGTCGCTGCTCGGCCAGCAGAAATACCGCGACGCGGCCGAGACTTTCCTGGCGGCCAGCAAGGACTATCCGAAGGCCAAGAAGGCTCCCGACATGCTGCTGAAGCTCGGTGTGTCGCTGGTCGGATTGAACCAGCGCGACGTGGCCTGCGCCACTTTCGGCGAGATCGGCAAACGCTATCCCAACGTTTCCGGCGCGCTCAAGGAACGCGTCAAGCAGGAAAGGGCGCTCGCGGCGTGCTGA